The window ATGAGAGAAGACGACACCCAGCTTCTACGGATGGTGCAAGATGGTATTGGTTGTGGCACAATCACCAAATCCCAGGGGGCAGTTCGTTATTCAGTACAGGGTACGAAAGAACTGATTAATGTGATAATACCTTTCTTTAATAAATATCCGCTACATGGGAAAAAGGCGACTGACTTCAAGCTATGGTGTGAAGCGGTTACAATTATCGACGGTCGCAGATTGCAAGGAATGAATATCGGTAAAGGTATAAAAGGATTTGCCAAGAAGGTGTGGAGTACAGGCGAACTAGACCGGTTGCAAGAACTACATCAAAAAATGGTTGATCACAAAACAAATAGGGTAATAATGGTTTAGCGTAAGACTGTTAGATTATAACAGCTTACACCTAAATGACGTCGCGCAAGGTACATTGTGCGACGTTTTCCATATCCCTGGATAGCCCT of the Candidatus Edwardsbacteria bacterium genome contains:
- a CDS encoding LAGLIDADG family homing endonuclease, which produces MREDDTQLLRMVQDGIGCGTITKSQGAVRYSVQGTKELINVIIPFFNKYPLHGKKATDFKLWCEAVTIIDGRRLQGMNIGKGIKGFAKKVWSTGELDRLQELHQKMVDHKTNRVIMV